The region GCTTTACGCAGTACTTTAGGTAGTTTATAAAAAGGAATTTTAAGGGATTTAATAAGCTCACGAGAACTTAAATTTCTTAATTTATCTATTTCAGTTTCACTTATATCATGAAAATTTAATTCGGAAGCTAAGAGACTAAATTTTTTTAAAACAGCAGAGAAACTATCAGCTAGTGTACCATCAAAGTCAAATATTAGATTAAAATTTTTATCTATAAGCATTATTATATTACTTTAAAATTAGGTAAGTTTTGAGTAACACGTTTTGTATATAGTTGCTAAGATAACTAACAGACTACAATAAATCAATTTTTTATTTTTTATAAATTTACCTTAATTTTTTATAGTTAATATTTAAAGATAGAGAAATAGATTCTTCTAGATAAATCTGTAAAATATTCTGTTTTGTATCCAGTCAAAATACTAAAGGGCCACAGAATTCGATGATAGGAGTTAAGTGAATTTCTTTCAGTATTAGGTTTAGAAGGGGTACGTCGATGAACGCCAAATGTATCAGCAATCACTAAAGTATTTTCCTTAACTATAAATAATTTTACCTCTGTGAGTCCTAGCCATTTTAGATTTTCTTCTGTATAACGACAGGATCCGCCTGTTGCTTGCAGAAATTTTCCTGAATATAAATCATTACTAATTTTATACTCCAAAATAAGCCTTTTTAATGTCAGTTTATGAGAGCCTGGAAAATAGGCAAATGGTCCCTCATCCGCAGAAATATTATTGAAATAAAGCCAGGATTTCATCGTAGGATGAAAAGTATCTGTATGATATGTAGTTTGAGGATCATAGTGGCCGCTAACTACTTTATTGATGGTAAACGAAAAAGGACAATTTTTACTAGCAACATATTTAAGTAAATTAATATATCGTGGGTTATTTTTAAATTGAAACTTAATATTATTGGCTCTTTGTACCCTTGTTAAAGAAATTTTTTGAAGTTTAGTATCACCATCAAATGTTATTGCATTAAAATCTGTAAGTTCACCAATTATTTTTTTTAAAGCTTGATACTCCTCAGATGGCAAAAAATTTTCTTTAATAATAAATCCATTACGCTTAAAAAATACTCTATCTTCTTTAGGAATTTTAAATGACAATAGAAAACGCCTTACTGTCGTACAAAAATAAGCCATTAGTATACGAAAAACATGGAGACCTAATCGATTAAGTATTTTCGAGCGTAATATGGGATTATGAATAAATTGTTTTTGATTAGTAAACACTTTCATTAACCAGAAGAACCAGCAGAGGAGCTTTGTCCTAAAATTAATTAAAGTCTTATGATTTCCTGATATTTGCACGTGTCCTCCCTGACATACTTCAGAAGTTATTTAATCAATGAAGAATAATAAAGTTCCATTTTTGGTACGCATCTTAGCAAATATTTTTGCTGAAAAATACATTTAGCGACTGTTAGAATGCTTCAATAAGGTTCGGAAAAATAACCTTGTGTCCCTTGTGCTATAACAGCTTCTGCATGCCTATTTAAGGCGTGGATATAGGCCGCGGTGCGCATATCTATTGGATGAGATGTAAATAAATTATAAACATGTGTAAATTCTTTCGCCATAATATCATGTAAATGCTTATATACCTTCTCTTGGCTCCAATAATAACCTGATCTATTTTGTACCCATTCAAAATAGCTCACGGTGACACCGCCAGCATTAGCTAAAATATCAGGAACAATTAAACAATTCTTTGCTTTTAAAATTAAATCTGCTTCTGCGGTTGTAGGCCCATTGGCGACTTCCACAATAATAGGTGCTTTAATTTTTTCTGCATTCTCTCTTGTTATTTGGTTCTCGAGCGCTGCTGGAATTAAAATATCAATATCAAGCTCTAATAATTCTTCATTAGTTATATTATCTGCCTTCACCATTTGACAAACAGAATCATCACAATAAACTGCTTGCAATTGCTTAAAGTTATTTTTAGCATGAATAATACTTGGTATATCAAATCCTTGTTGGCGGTATATGCCACCCTTAGAGTCGCTTACTGCAACAATGTTATAACCATCTTGATAAAGTAGATGAGCTATGGATTGTCCGGCATTACCAAAGCCTTGAATAGCCACTCGCATTTTCTTTGGTCGCCATTTATTAATTTTTTCTAATTCTTTAATGCAAAAATAGGCGCCTCGACCTGTTGCTTCTTCACGACCTTGGCTACCGCCTAGCGGTAAGGGCTTGCCGGTAATGACTGCAGGTGTGACTTGGCGGACAATTTTAGAATATTCATCCATCATCCATCCCATAATCATTGCATTGGTGTATACATCAGGCGCAGGTATATCTAAATTGGGCCCGATGAAATCCGCAATTGACGTAATATAACTTCGACTCAATCGTTCTAACTCAAGTCGTGATAATTGTTTAGGCTGAACAATCACACCACCTTTTGCACCGCCAAAAGGAATACCTACTACGGCACATTTGATAGTCATCCAAAAGGCTAGGGTTTTCACCTCAGCCAAACTAACATTAGGATGAAATCGAATACCGCCTTTAGTTGGACCCCGTATATCATTATGATGTACACGATAGCCTTTAAATATTTTTAAGCGCCCATCATCCATACGTACTGGTATAGACACTTCAAGGCATGCTTTGGCATGCTTAAGTTTTTCGACAGCTTCTGGGTCTAACTTAGCAAAAGTAGCTGCTGTATCAAGGCGCGATAATGCTTCAGTGTACAATGTATCCTTTTTCATACGCTTTCCTTAAAAATTGTCTCACTTATTTATAAAAAATTTTCTTATATTGGGTTGTAAGCAATAAATATTATTATTTATTTTAAATGGTTGGTATAAATATTGCACACATATCTGCGGGAAAGGATTCCTATCCATATTTATGATTTTAACTCTTATCTATCAAGTTAAACCATTTATAGTGTTCTTAGCTTCGTTAGATTCAAACAAGGAGGTCATTGTGCGCCAGTTAAAATACATTATCCTTAGTTTTTTCTTAAGCTGTTCTACACTTGCGCTCGCTCAAACTTATCAAGGTGAACTTGAAGTACTTATCTTTGATTATTTTGATAGTAATAAAGCTAAAACAATTTATCAACTTCATGAAGCAAACGAGGTTTATAAATTAGACTTACCTAATTCAATCGATAAAAGTGAACTTTTATCAGGTAATAAAGTAATTATTGAGGGTGAGGAAGTTAAAAGTCTACTAGAGAAAGTAATTAAAGTTAATTCGCTCACTGTTCAGAAAAATCAAACGCTAGAAAATTCGCCTCAAGTTCTTTCATTACCTGATATCAGAAAATTATTGACATTAATAGTGAACTTTAAGAATATGCAGGCAACAGCTAACGTTTCTATAAGTGATGTAGATTCTATATTATTTACCAGCCTGCAATCGACTCGCCGCAACCTTTTAAGAAGTTCATTTAACCAAGTAAATCTTTTAACGGATCCAAATGGCGATGGTCATTCGGATATTTATGTTATTAATTTGGATTATGATGCAACTAATTGTAATTACGATAAATGGGCATCAGACGCTAAAAATGCTGCCGCACAATCTGGTATAAATTTAGCCTTGTATAGGCATTTTATGTTTGTACTTCCACAAGCCGTTAATTGTGGCTGGGGCGGTTTAGGACAATTAGGCTGCGGTATAGCGTGTAATACGTGGGTAAAAGCCTATGATCCAACCCGAGTTTATTCAAAACTAATTTATACCCATGAGTTTGGCCATAACCTAGGGATGCATCATGCTGCAACAGACACAAATAATGATGGGGTCAATGATTCAGAATATGGTGATGCTGCATGTATTATGGGCTCAGGTGATTCTCGTTATTATAAAGAAGTCAATGCGCCACATCGCGATCAAATGCGTTGGTTTGATTCTTATCCCGAAAGGATTGCAACTGTAACTTCTGGTAGCTATGTACTTAATCCACTTGAAGTAGGGCTTCATAGCACGGGATTATTAGCATTAAAAGTAAAAAAGAATGCTACAGATACCTATTATATTTCTTATCGGAGAAATAGAGGGCTTTTCGGACCAGGGGCTCCTTCTTATATAGATAGAATTAGTATTCACTGGACGCGTGCTGGCGATACCCATACTTATTTTATAAGAACTTTAAATGCTGGCGAGACATTTGTTGATGCTGCTAATAATGTAAATATTACCGCAGTTATGACTGGTGGCGCTACGGCTATGGTATCTGTTAATCAATAAGATGTTGCAAAAAATTTTTGCTATCAAGAAGTGAAGTAGCCTGGGTGTAGGCCTTTAGGCCAAAACCTGGGTTTCACTGCGTTGCACCCAGGCTACTGTTAGTATTTTATCTTTGTGACCACTGCAGTTATAAATTCATGAGCTACCTAAAGTGTTTATTATTTCGTTACATAATTAACTGTAGCATCTGGAAGATTGAATTTAAGACCAATCATAAATAAATTAACGTAAGGTTTATAGCGGCCTCTTAAGAAATCACCTGAAAGGGGCTCCATTCGAGTTTGAGTTAAACTTTCATATTGGGTAAATTGGTAAGTAAATACTAAATCTGTATTATCCCAAATGCGACCGGCTGTACCAACTTTAACCGCCCACCCAGTTAACCACTCTTTAGCTTTACCACTAACACCAACATCGCCCGCAGTATTATTAAAATTAATATTAAATTGTGCGGTTTCAATACCCGGGCCTGCAAAAACGCGCATAAAAGGGTTAAATTGATATTCGGGTAATATAAATAAGCCAAAACCATATTCTAATTTTTCTTTAGCCCGTACGTCTGCAGTAAAAAACCAATCATTAACAGTATATTTTGATTTACCGGTAAAAATGTCTGCATTTCCCTCTAAAGCAATTCCCATTAAATTTGGAAATAAAAACTCATAACCAGCCGTTAATTGGCCATGAAAATTGGTATAGGTATTATCGAAATGAGAAGAAGTAGGTTGAGCCTCATCTATAGGATAGGTAAGATTTTTTTCTATATTTACATCGTTAATACCTAAGTTTATACCGGCATACCAATTAGCATGGGCTGTAAAAGTTAAAGACAGTGCGCTTAATGTGAAAATAATTTTTTTATTCATAACAAATTCTTACCTATAAAATACTTGGAATAATGATTGCATTTGAAGTCACTGTTTTACTGCCACTTGTTAAAGTGATAGAAACACTAACTTTCCGTGGGGTACTTATATTACTTACAACGAATCGTTTATAAATTGTATCTAATGTGAGGATAGCGCCAGGCAAGCCATTTAACTGATAACCTAAACTTGGATTTGGCGTAAACCCTTTATAGTAGATAAACGCTTCTCGAAGATTCATAGGATTTCTTTCAGCTTGGGTTAAATGTAAAGCTAAAGAGGAAATACTAAAATTGTTAGCCGATATGTTAAAGAAGGATCCATTAGAAGCAATAATCATAAGCCGAGCTTTTGTCGTGTTAACAGCAGGTAAGTGAATTAGTGCGCTGCCGTTATTAGGTACATTTGTAGCGATGACATAAGGATAACTGCTTCCTCCATCCGTAGATAAAAGGATATTAACAAAACCAGCGTTAATCGGTGGTTCATTAGTATTTGCTACTTGCCATGTGACCAATTGCATTGTGTCGCCAGTTAATTGAATACCAGGCGCACTAGGATAAGTGATTAAAAATGGCCCAGCAGCAGCGTCTACTGTTACTGTAGTATTTCTATAAGCATTACAAGAGCCACCAGGTGTATTATTGCGAACTGATACTCGAAAATGCATTATACGTGATACAGAAGGTAAAACTTCCCAAGTAAAAGGACCATTTTTGGCTAAAGAAATTAAATTAGGAAGGAATCGTATAGAGCTTAAATTAGGTGGAAAGCTTCTAAAATTAGGTCCCCCTGGTGAGTCGCTACGAGGAGGTTGCGGTGAAATTTCATTGTCCATTTGCTCCCAAGTATAAGTTAGCGTGCTGCCACTATTACTTTTGGCTGCAGCACGTAACGCAAAAGGTGTATTTGCTGGAATAACAATAGGCGGCACAGAGCGAATAGTTGGTTCAGGAGGAATTGGGGTTTTAACGGCACAGGTATGCTCTGGGCTAGAAATGAAATTACCAATTTCTTGCAAATTAATACCATGAAAGTAACTGTCAGAATTTTTTTGTACATTAGGTGCACAAATGCCTGCATAACCCATAATTGTACTACCACTTCCAGGCTCAACAGCTGTTGGATCATTTCTATTACAAGGATTATTTTGGGTGTGATTACCGCCGAATTGGTGTCCTATTTCGTGGGCTACATAATCCACATCAAAGGGATCACCTATTGGTTTAGAAAATGTTGTAGCACCCATAGCCTTTTCCGCTCCATTACAAACGCTTCTAAGTGCTGCGAGGCCATTATTCCCCGTTGAGGCATCAACAACGTGACCAATATCATAATTAGCTGAACCAATAACAGCGTCGACATTAGACTGGTTTTCTTCTAACAACGCTTCAGTGTTTCCTGACGTATAAGGTTGAGCTGCCGGATTGGTATAAATAATTTGTGCATTGTTAGGAATAAGTTCCATTGTTATGGCAATGTCTCGCTCATAAATGCCATTAACACGGTTTAATGTGGTGACTTCACCCGCTAAAGCTGCTGGAACCGATCCATAAAAAGCCGTGTATTGAGCAGTAGCGGCCATAGCAAGACGATATTTTCTTAATTCACAACTGGCAAATCTTGCAAAATTATTAGGCTGAGTTAAACCAATAGCTGAATTGCTGCCAGGAACATGACACTTATTCGGTTTAGTATTAATAAGGTCATTTTTGTAATAAACCACATAATCTTGTACATTGCCCTGATCTATTGGGTCAATAAAGATAGCATTTTGATTAGGAACCAAAATCATGGCATGAAAACCAAGTGGCGTTAAATCAAATTTAACAAGCTCACTAGGATTATCAACACTGTAACCGTCGAATGTTCTAATTTCAGGAAATTCGGCTGCTAATTTAGGATGCATCGTCGTATTGACGACCACCTGATAAGAATGAATTGTGCCATCTGGATGCGGTAATTTTATTAAAGTAGGTGGCTCTTTCTTTATGTTGTTTCGATTTGGTACTGCTTCCAATTCAGAATAAAGACGTTTGAGGTCTATCTCAACAACACGGTATTGATTAGAGCTGAAGTGAAACTGATTATGTGAAACATTTTTTATCTCTTGGGTTACAGGATAAATTATTCTATTAGGAGGTTGATCTGCAGCTAATAAATTAGAAAAAGATAACAGCAGCAATGCGCTGATTGGCGTCCTTGTCATTATTTTTATAATCCTTACAAATAATTCTAAATATCAAGGGCATATGCTAAATTTAAATTTCTTTGATTTCAATGAAAATTACAAAAAAGATTAGGATTTTTGATAATTCATTTTTTCATTATCTAAAAACTTTACATTAAATGACCTGTCCGGGGTTATTAGATGGGTAATAATCAGGCCAGCTGTAATTTATATAAATTAACCTAAGTGCTTATATGATAGGTAAATCACTAAATTTTGCAGGATAACAAAGAATTATTTTTGTTAGTAATAGCTCGTTAATTCAACCTAAATGACCGGGCAGCTGATTAGAATGGTCGTCTCTCTTTTCATGGTTGCCTTCTCCTATCTCATCGGGTTTAAAGGAGGGTTGCTTAACAATGGAAGGCTTATCTTTGAAATTAGTATTGATCCCATATACTTTAAAGCATTTACAATGGATAAGCATGGCTCTTTGTTGATTTAGCCTGTATTAGATTAGCCTGTACCACCAAGACCTGGTGGCGGCGCAGAAATATCTTCTTTGATCTTTGGATCTTCTTCCCGATCTGACGTTTTAAAGAAAGTGGACCTTTCAACCTCCTCTTTACGTTTTTTTTCCGCTTCTGCTTCTGCTTTTTCTATCGCTACTTTATGCTTATCTTTTGTCTCTTCCTTAGATTCAAGAACCATTCTTTGAAGAAAATCCATAGTGTCTTTAATAGGCAAATGAAGTCTATGCTTAGGTTCTACTTTAGATAAATAAGATTTCTCGTCAAAAAATTTCTTCTCATAAGAATTGAAAGGCGTATGAGGACTAACATAATTATGATAGTTCTCCTTAATTCTTGGAAGGATAAAATTAGCTAATAGCACTATGCTATTCTTGCTATCCTTATGGCAAGATAAATCATTTAATTCGTCATGTGAATTATGCTCACTAAAGAGTTTAAAGGTAAAATCAGCCAACATATTTTCATATTCTTTAAGTAAATCCATTTTTTCAGGGGTAAGTCCTGTTCTTAATGCAACTCTAACATCCCAAAGCATGGGCCCTACGTAATTAAGAATAAAGTGTGCACGTTCTTTAGATCCTAGAATTAAATATTTTCTATTATTTAATATAGCCTTAGAAAATTCCTCTTCTAGTAAGTTCTTTACTATTTTAGCTAAAGTCTCTTGGGCAGTAGCTTTAGTACTTGTATCTTTAGCTGTATCAGCTTTAACAATTGGTTCCAAATGTTCTTGTATCCATTTTATTTGATTGGTAAGCACTCCTTCGTTGAGGTTTTTGTAAACTCCCTGTAAAGGAACGTTTAAATCAGGATAATTAATAAAAAATTCTTGTAACACTATTTCTTTTTTTACATTATCTACATCTCGATTTTCTCTCAAAGCCACAGACATCAGTTTATAAGCAAAAGCGCCTTTTATTTTATCCACTAGTTGTCCTAATAATGGTTCTAATTCAGGTGATGAAAATTCTTTTTTTCTATTTTGATAAAAAATTTGCCACTCTGGACTTTGTTCAATTAGTTTAAAAAAATCTTCGATAAAAGATTTTGCAAAAATTTTTGTATTTTCATCCATTACTATCTCAGTCATAGATAATCGCTGTAAGGCATAATTAACCAATTTTGGATCTGCAAAAAATCTCTCCATTCCTTCTTGCATTATTTGTTCTGCGCTAAGAGGGGGGCTTTCTTTTTTTGTTTTTTCTTCAGTTATTTGCTGAGTAGTGCTTTCAATTACATTTTGTTGAACTGGCGGGGTATAGAGTCTTGCATCAGAAAACAAACGCCCTTTACTATTTATACCTTTTATATCTGATTTCCCTTGAAATGATAAAATGAAGTTTTGACCATTAAGTCTAGCTATTTCTTCTAGATAATCTACAACAAACTTTATTTGTTTTCTAACAGCCATCTCTACTGCTTTAGGCATCGGATGCTTAGAAGTTTCCTGCCTTGTCTCCATAATAATACCCTAAAAATGTACTAATTTTATACATTATAGCAAATAAATAACCCATTTATTAATGCAGTCTCAATTGAATTAGAAAGTATGTGTTATTAAATTTTTATACTACAATTCTTTAACCTTCTGTTGTATCAGTAAAATTGCTGGCGTAATATGCAGCTATTATTGAGATGGTGTTTAATTAAAAGGCAGTAAGCGTGGTTAAGAAATTAATAATTCTTTGTTTATATTTAGTAATCGTTGCCGTCAATGCCAAGCCCTTTATAGATAAAGAAGTTTTAAGAGCCATGCGAGCAGTGCATTTAGAGCAGCAAGGCATTTATCAATCATTACTTATTTTTTTAAAATCAGACGTTGAAAAAAATGCTTTTGTTAAAGTTATAGAAAAGGATCCAAGCTTTTTATTGACACCTCTTGATTTTATGCCAGCGGTGGTCGTGACTTTTTTACCAACAGATAAAATTTATAAGAAAATAACTTCCTTTCCGGGCGTGCTTTATGTTGCTCTTAACAAACCGGCTGCTGAAAAAGTGGAAATTAGTCCGCATTCTAGCAAACCTAAAGTGCCTTTTCGGTATCCTGGTATCGATTTATGGTGGGAGCATGGGTTTGATGGTCATAAGGGCGTATTAGGCTTAATAGACTCAGGTATTGCAGCTGATCATCCGGCATTGTCAACTAAAAAAATTATTATTAATAAAACGCTAAGTTCGCACTATATTGACTATCCTTTTGGTGTTCGTACCGCACATGGCACTGGTGTTGCTTGTATTTATGCAGGATTGCCCCTTGAAAATACCCAATATTTACGAGGCGTTGCTTACAAAACGCCTATCATTTTATCTACCTTGGCAGGAGAAGGGACAGCTCATATGCACCAGTTTGCGCTGACTTATTCTGGCTTAAATTGGCTTTTATCCTCTCAATATCAACCTACGGTCATTAACTATAGTTTTGGTAATGGTAATGTCACATGTCATGCCTGCCGTGATTGGAGTGGATTCAGTAAAGTTGTAGATTATATTGTTAATCAGAAAAAAATATTATGGGTCACTTCAGCAGGAAATAATGGCTATATTAAGCAAAAAAGGAAACCGCCCTTTGTTTCGACTATGACAGTACCTGCTGAAAGTTATAATGCCTTGACTGTCGCTAATATGAATATGTATAGCAATAATGATGCAACGACTCGCAAATTCGATAGGCAAAGTCATGCCATTTATTATACTAGCAGCCGTGGTCCTACTCTTATTGGGCGAAAAAAACCGGATATTGCAGCCCCTGGTAATGATACCTGGACATGTGCGCCTAATCCTAAGAAATATCAATTACATTACCTAAAATCGATGCATTATAAAAATGGCTATCGTTTCATGGGTGGCACAAGCTCTGCAGCCCCTCATGTAGGTGGTGCTGTACTTTTACTAAATGATGCTGGTATTACCAATCCTCTGGCTATTAAAGCTTTATTAATTAACAGTGCAGATACCTGGACAGATAGCAATAAGCCTGGCCCTGATGATCCTAATTTTCCTTATCAAGGCGGCCATCGCCAAATAGTCGGCTCTGAATGGAATCCTACTTACGGCTGGGGCTATATGAATTTGCAAACAGCCTTTTATCAAAGAAAATTTATTGTTGAGGATAATTTATCAGCTAAAAAACCTGGGCTAGAATATCGCATAAAAATGCGTTATCAAGATAAGGTGACCTTAGTTCACGAGCGACGCGTGGGTTTTAATAAAAAGGGCCAATTATGGCGATTAAGTCATTTAACATTAGAAGTTTTAGACGCCTTAAATGGCAAGTTACTTGCGAAAGATGATAGCTCTATTGATAATGTGCACCAAGTATCGCTTTGTAATGCGTTTAATTTAAGTCGTTGCTTTAAGATTGCACCTAGAGAAGTTATAGTAAGAGTAAGCTTAAAAAGCTCAAGTATTGATGGTAGTTCTAAAGAGTCCTTTGCCTTGGCATTACCTACAAATATAAATAAAAGTAAGAATTTAGAGGGAAAATAATATGGAACTGGATATTATTACCTACGAAGAATTACTCGATCCCACCTTCAATGCAAGGCAAATAGAAAAACCTCTCTTAGATAAGGGCGTTTTGGGTGTCAGTCACGTTCCTCATTTTGAACTTAAATATAAAGAATATATTAACGTAGCTAGGCAATTTTCCCATCTAAATGAATCTATTAAAAAACAATACGCGCCTAGTTTGGATTCTAGCTCAACAGGGGGCTATGAAGTAGGAGCTGAATGGTTTAAAAATGAAGAGGGCGAATGGCAAATTGACGCTCAAAAAGCGTCTTACTATGCCTCTATTCCTGATAATCCCTTAAATAAATGGCCATTTGAAATCAATTTAAAAAAAGCTTATCTTGAATTAGGTGAATTAATCTTTGCGATTGGCAAGAGGTTGTTAAACAAAATTGGCTTAAATGAGCAAGCCGGTTTAAATCACGATTTGCTACGCGGTTTTGGTAGAATGCTCCATTATCAAAGGGCGACAGATTCGTCTGAGAAAAAAGATAATTGGTGTGGTGCGCATTATGATCATGGTTTATTTACAGGTTTAACGCCAGCTTCTTATTTTAAAGACAACGAAGAGGTTAATGAGCCAAAAGAAGCAGGTCTATATATTCTTCCCCATAACAGTCAACGTTTTGAGAAAGTAGAATTACCGCATAAAGCCATTACATTATTTCAAGTAGGCGAATTTGCCCAGTTGCTCTCCCATGACCGCTTTACAGCAACAAAACATATGGTGAAAAGGGCACCTGCGGGCATTGAGCGCTTTACTTATGCTTTGTTTTTTTCCCCAGCAGAAAAGATGCTAATTAAGTCAAATTCTTTATTAACAAAAGATTTAAGATATAGTGAGAATCAAACAGCAGAAGGTTATCTTCATTATAAAGATTGGGATAAAGCTTCTCTTAAACTTTATCAAGCGACTTGAAAAAATTCAGTAAGATTCCTAATGTTGATTAACATAAAAACGAGAATGAGTGTACAACCACATTAATGCGGCAGATAAAAGCAACAGTGTGCCTCCTATTAAAATTAAACCAAAAGTACCAATTATAGGTAAAAGATTGGCGCTAAGGCCTGTTATCGCCCATGCCATAGCCATTAACGCCCCTGAAAGTCCCATAACCCAACCTTGGGCAGATTTATCAACACTGTCTGAGAATGCTGTTAAAAGAGCAGTATAAGCAATCATATCAAACGCACTAATTGGCAGGGCCAAGAGCCAAATTTGCCATTCTTTTGTGCTAAATACCGTTAATAAAAGGCCAATTCCAACAATAAAAAGACAAATAATGGCAATGGTATTAACTTGCCAAACACGCAGCATAAATCGCATGCCTATGGTTAGAGAAATAACGAAACAAAAGCCAATAAAGGCATTAAATGCGCCTAGCTGCCAACTTGTATAGTCAAAATTCGTATTTAATAACACTAAAATAAATTGAAAATAAATACTAAATCCTAATTGCATTAATAAAAAAATTATCATAAGCCAGCGAACACTTTTATGCTTTAATCCTTCCATGAAAATATGAATAGGGCGTAGTAAATTAAGAGGTTTTTGATTATGGCTGGTGTATGTTTCTTGAAAGCCGTATTGAATCCAAATGGCTGCAATTAAGGCTAATGTTGCAGAAATAAAGAAAGGGGTAGAAAAATTAAAATAAGAAGAGAGTGAATTATCAGAAAATACCCCTCCAATTAAAGGCCCAGCAACATTAGCAACGCTAAGGGCTAAGGTCATAATGCTCATATTAGCAGCTTTATTATCCGCTGTACTAATATCAGCAATGGCAGCTTGTGCAATAGGTTGACTGCCCGCCATCAATCCTGAAAAAGCACGGCCTAACATTAATAAAAAAATACTGGTAAATAAAACACTTAATCCCATTAATAAAAAGCTAATGAAAAGGCCTAACATACAAATTAAAATTACCTTTTTTCTGCCCCAATTATCTGATAAATCGCCCATAAAAGAGGCACCAAAAAACATACAGAAAGAGTAAAGCATATAGCCTAATCCCAAATAAAAATGGCGCATATTAATTGATAAATGAGACGAAAATACGGAGTTGGGATCAGTAAACATGGCGGTCATAATGGGATACACTAACCCAAATCCCATACCGTCGACCACAATGGCTAACAAGCAAGGCAAGATTGTATAGTTAGTATTTTTCATCAGTTATTTGTCTAAAGATCTCTTTGATAAATTATAGACTTTTTTACGCGCGAGCTTTAATCACTAATAAATTAATGTAATAGTTATATTTAGTTTAATATTTGATTGAAATTTTAGAAAAAAAGATGAATTTAAAATTAACTAAAAGTGCGCAAAGTGTTCAAGATGTTTTAACTAACCAAGGACTGCCATGTCGAGTGATTGAACTTTCTGAGAGCACCAGAACAGCAGCAGAAGCGGCAAGAACGATAGGTTGTTCAGTTGCACAGATTATAAAGTCGCTTATTTTTAAAACAAAAATAACAGAACGTCCTGTTTTGGTATTAGCTTCCGGGGCAAATCAAGTGAATGAAAAAATTATTAATGC is a window of Legionella busanensis DNA encoding:
- a CDS encoding 2OG-Fe(II) oxygenase family protein; the protein is MELDIITYEELLDPTFNARQIEKPLLDKGVLGVSHVPHFELKYKEYINVARQFSHLNESIKKQYAPSLDSSSTGGYEVGAEWFKNEEGEWQIDAQKASYYASIPDNPLNKWPFEINLKKAYLELGELIFAIGKRLLNKIGLNEQAGLNHDLLRGFGRMLHYQRATDSSEKKDNWCGAHYDHGLFTGLTPASYFKDNEEVNEPKEAGLYILPHNSQRFEKVELPHKAITLFQVGEFAQLLSHDRFTATKHMVKRAPAGIERFTYALFFSPAEKMLIKSNSLLTKDLRYSENQTAEGYLHYKDWDKASLKLYQAT
- a CDS encoding S8 family serine peptidase, which encodes MVKKLIILCLYLVIVAVNAKPFIDKEVLRAMRAVHLEQQGIYQSLLIFLKSDVEKNAFVKVIEKDPSFLLTPLDFMPAVVVTFLPTDKIYKKITSFPGVLYVALNKPAAEKVEISPHSSKPKVPFRYPGIDLWWEHGFDGHKGVLGLIDSGIAADHPALSTKKIIINKTLSSHYIDYPFGVRTAHGTGVACIYAGLPLENTQYLRGVAYKTPIILSTLAGEGTAHMHQFALTYSGLNWLLSSQYQPTVINYSFGNGNVTCHACRDWSGFSKVVDYIVNQKKILWVTSAGNNGYIKQKRKPPFVSTMTVPAESYNALTVANMNMYSNNDATTRKFDRQSHAIYYTSSRGPTLIGRKKPDIAAPGNDTWTCAPNPKKYQLHYLKSMHYKNGYRFMGGTSSAAPHVGGAVLLLNDAGITNPLAIKALLINSADTWTDSNKPGPDDPNFPYQGGHRQIVGSEWNPTYGWGYMNLQTAFYQRKFIVEDNLSAKKPGLEYRIKMRYQDKVTLVHERRVGFNKKGQLWRLSHLTLEVLDALNGKLLAKDDSSIDNVHQVSLCNAFNLSRCFKIAPREVIVRVSLKSSSIDGSSKESFALALPTNINKSKNLEGK
- a CDS encoding MFS transporter, yielding MKNTNYTILPCLLAIVVDGMGFGLVYPIMTAMFTDPNSVFSSHLSINMRHFYLGLGYMLYSFCMFFGASFMGDLSDNWGRKKVILICMLGLFISFLLMGLSVLFTSIFLLMLGRAFSGLMAGSQPIAQAAIADISTADNKAANMSIMTLALSVANVAGPLIGGVFSDNSLSSYFNFSTPFFISATLALIAAIWIQYGFQETYTSHNQKPLNLLRPIHIFMEGLKHKSVRWLMIIFLLMQLGFSIYFQFILVLLNTNFDYTSWQLGAFNAFIGFCFVISLTIGMRFMLRVWQVNTIAIICLFIVGIGLLLTVFSTKEWQIWLLALPISAFDMIAYTALLTAFSDSVDKSAQGWVMGLSGALMAMAWAITGLSANLLPIIGTFGLILIGGTLLLLSAALMWLYTHSRFYVNQH
- a CDS encoding YbaK/EbsC family protein, whose translation is MNLKLTKSAQSVQDVLTNQGLPCRVIELSESTRTAAEAARTIGCSVAQIIKSLIFKTKITERPVLVLASGANQVNEKIINAYIGEKIIRAEPEFVRDKTGFAIGGIPPIGHKQPIDFIFIDEDLLNFEELWAAAGTPNAVFSLTSKNLVDLTKGIILAIK